The DNA sequence GGAGAAGAGGTGCCGCATACACCATTATGGTTTATGCGACAAGCAGGGCGTTCACAGCCTGAATACCGTGCCTTAAAAGAGAAATATTCGTTATTTGAAATTACACATCAACCTGAGTTATGTGCCTATGTTACACATTTGCCTGTCGATCATTATCAAACAGACGCAGCAATTTTATATAAAGATATTATGACACCGTTAAAACCGATTGGTGTCGATGTTGAGATTAAATCAGGAATCGGACCTGTCATCGATAATACGATTAAAACGTATCAAGATGTTGAAAAGCTGGGCAAAATCGATCCGAAAAGGGACGTTCCCTATGTTTTAGATACAATTAAATTATTAACAGAAGAGAAGCTGAACGTGCCGTTAATCGGATTTGTGGGCGCACCGTTCACATTAGCCAGCTATATGATTGAAGGCGGACCTTCTAAGAATTATCATTTTACAAAAGCAATGATGTATCGTGATGAGGCAACTTGGAATGCGTTGATGAATCATTTAGTCGACATGTCGATTACGTATGCGAATGCGCAAATCGAAGCGGGTGCAGAATTAATTCAAATCTTTGATTCATGGATCGGAGCATTGAATGCGCCTGATTTCAGATATTATATTAAACCGCACATGGAACGTTTGAT is a window from the Staphylococcus sp. IVB6181 genome containing:
- the hemE gene encoding uroporphyrinogen decarboxylase, with product MVHRKNNTILKMIKGEEVPHTPLWFMRQAGRSQPEYRALKEKYSLFEITHQPELCAYVTHLPVDHYQTDAAILYKDIMTPLKPIGVDVEIKSGIGPVIDNTIKTYQDVEKLGKIDPKRDVPYVLDTIKLLTEEKLNVPLIGFVGAPFTLASYMIEGGPSKNYHFTKAMMYRDEATWNALMNHLVDMSITYANAQIEAGAELIQIFDSWIGALNAPDFRYYIKPHMERLIKGIKAEHDVPVILFGVNATHLIEEWNTLPIDVLGIDWRTTIKATADAGVTKTIQGNLDPSLLLAPWEVIQPRLDEILDQGMAHGKHIFNLGHGVFPEVKPETLKQIADYVHQYTKRK